From Scleropages formosus chromosome 1, fSclFor1.1, whole genome shotgun sequence, a single genomic window includes:
- the filip1l gene encoding filamin A-interacting protein 1-like, which yields MLHRLRACGERISYCLAPPLECPLRGIRETRARGIRASFDLRGCTKACCRLKLLIDQEKAYQERKEEENNKKISNLKQELTKLKSFTLLVVDEQQRLTEQLGQQSAKVQELSTTAEQAHEQLRSALARSQEEEHKVFRLEAELRDQACRFHQEQEAMTAKLTNEDAQNRQLRQKLATLSRQLDELEETNKTLRRAEEELQDLRDKINRGECGNSSLMSEVEELRKRVLEMEGKDEELIKMEDQCRDLHKKLEKESSQARSLRAEVEKLNRRIMELEKLEDAFSKSKQECCLLKCNLEKERSVTKHLSNELDSLKVRIRELEAIEGQLGKTELTLKEDLTKLKTLTVMLVDERKTMAEKLKQMEDKLHNSTGKLQAEQDKVTSVTEKLIEESKKALKSKAELEEKMYSTTKERDDLKAKLKAEEEQNSDLQSKVSMMKKRLQSLEAVEREFLKNKAKEENSKVPAVNRFHQEDNKVKDLTQEVERLRRKLKEMKVVEDDLLKTEDEFESLEKRYSNEQERIKALTEELEISKKELSKYQLAEKAESNQEHILYKRLKEEEAKSSHLSREVEALKEKVHEYMTTEDSICRMKSEHALLQRKFTQQEVRNKELAREMENLTRELERYRRFSKSLRPGMNGRRFSDLHVSTKEVQTDPVDSQPPAYKSLAPLERAVVNGKLYEESDPEDDPNYNTELPVSKRSPSLISNANNINNNIRRSRVPFAKCKESLQVNGKVIPRQNGNHIQQGDVVVTHSAGQPLHIKVTPDHGQNTAMLEITSPTTENAHSYTSTAVIPTSGGTPKQRITIIQNAAISPPSKTKGSSSSDGFCSPDRAISPLTMTTYTRTTTPDSSGSISADRAMSPIQIVSVTTGTPERSLSAEPVEIVGGHAVFRVTPERQNSWQLQRSNSSGSSVITTEDNKIHIHLGSPYIQAINSTSRPISPSFSPSQEHRTPVLTNGVPAKGGNKVKSSITITPTTSPIPRPSQITVSNLYE from the exons ATGCTCCATAGGCTGCGAGCGTGCGGCGAGCGTATCTCTTATTGTTTGGCTCCTCCGCTGGAATGTCCACTTCGAGGGATCCGAGAGACACGGGCGCGCGGCATCAGGGCCAGCTTTGACCTGCGGGGCTGTACGAAGGCGTGCTGCAG ACTCAAACTGCTGATTGATCAGGAGAAAGCATATcaggagaggaaggaagaagagAACAACAAGAAAATCAGCAACCTAAAACAGGAGCTAACGAAGCTGAAGTCTTTCACGTTGCTTGTCGTGGACGAACAGCAGCGTCTGACGGAGCAGTTGGGCCAACAGAGCGCAAAGGTCCAGGAGCTGAGCACCACTGCTGAACAGGCACACGAACAGCTACGCTCTGCCCTTGCCAGGAGCCAGGAGGAGGAGCACAAGGTGTTCCGTCTGGAGGCGGAGCTGCGTGACCAAGCCTGCCGCTTCCACCAGGAGCAGGAGGCCATGACTGCAAAACTGACCAACGAGGATGCCCAAAACCGGCAGCTCCGACAAAAACTAGCTACTTTGAGCCGACAGCTAGATGAGCTGGAAGAGACCAATAAGACCCTTCGGAGAGCTGAGGAAGAGCTTCAGGACCTCCGGGACAAGATCAACCGCGGCGAGTGTGGGAATTCTAGCCTGatgtcagaggtggaggaactgCGCAAAAGAGTGCTAGAGATGGAGGGGAAGGATGAGGAGCTGATCAAGATGGAAGACCAATGCCGGGACCTCCACAAAAAACTGGAGAAGGAGTCGAGCCAGGCTCGCAGCCTCAGAGCAGAAGTTGAAAAGCTAAATCGCAGGATAATGGAGCTAGAGAAGCTAGAAGACGCATTCAGCAAGAGCAAACAGGAGTGCTGCTTGCTCAAATGCAAcctggagaaagagaggagTGTGACAAAACACCTATCGAACGAGCTAGACTCCCTGAAAGTAAGGATCAGAGAACTGGAAGCCATTGAGGGTCAGCTGGGGAAGACAGAACTCACACTGAAGGAGGACCTCACCAAGCTCAAGACACTGACTGTTATGCTGGTGGACGAGAGGAAAACAATGGCTGAGAAGCTCAAGCAAATGGAGGACAAGCTCCACAACAGTACAGGTAAACTGCAGGCCGAACAGGACAAAGTGACATCGGTGACTGAAAAACTTATTGAGGAAAGCAAAAAAGCGTTAAAGTCCAAAGCAGAGCTTGAGGAGAAAATGTACAGCACCACCAAAGAGAGAGATGATCTTAAGGCCAAGCTGAAAGCCGAAGAGGAGCAGAACAGTGACCTGCAATCCAAAGTCAGCATGATGAAGAAGAGGCTGCAGTCACTGGAAGCTGTGGAGAGGGAGTTCCTCAAGAACAAAGCAAAGGAGGAGAACAGCAAAGTGCCAGCTGTAAACCGCTTTCACCAAGAAGACAATAAAGTGAAAGACCTCACACAGGAAGTAGAGAGACTCAGGCGAAAACTTAAAGAGATGAAGGTGGTTGAGGACGACCTGCTAAAAACTGAGGACGAATTTGAGTCTCTGGAAAAAAGATATTCCAACGAACAAGAACGCATAAAGGCTCTAACGGAAGAACTAGAGATATCAAAGAAGGAACTCTCAAAATACCAGCTGGCAGAAAAGGCAGAGTCCAACCAGGAGCACATACTTTATAAGCGACTAAAAGAGGAAGAGGCTAAGTCCAGCCATCTGAGCAGAGAGGTGGAAGCTCTGAAAGAGAAGGTCCACGAATACATGACCACAGAGGACTCCATCTGTCGTATGAAATCAGAACATGCCTTGCTGCAGAGAAAATTCACACAGCAAGAAGTGAGGAACAAAGAACTAGCAAGGGAGATGGAAAACCTGACCAGAGAGCTGGAGAGATACCGTCGCTTCAGCAAAAGCCTCAGACCGGGAATGAACGGCAGGCGCTTTTCGGACTTGCACGTCTCCACGAAGGAGGTTCAGACAGACCCAGTGGACAGTCAGCCCCCTGCTTACAAATCTCTGGCTCCCTTGGAAAGGGCAGTGGTGAACGGGAAACTTTATGAGGAAAGCGATCCAGAAGATGACCCCAATTACAATACTGAGCTTCCCGTCAGTAAACGCAGCCCTTCTCTCATCAGCAATGCAAATAACATCAATAACAACATCCGGAGATCCAGAGTCCCTTTCGCTAAGTGCAAGGAGAGCCTACAAGTGAACGGGAAAGTGATACCCAGACAGAATGGGAATCACATTCAGCAGGGAGATGTGGTAGTGACTCATTCAGCAGGGCAGCCCCTGCACATCAAGGTGACCCCAGACCATGGGCAAAATACAGCCATGCTGGAGATTACCAGCCCCACAACAGAAAATGCCCATTCTTATACCAGCACGGCAGTCATTCCTACCAGTGGCGGCACACCGAAACAAAGGATCACCATCATCCAGAATGCAGCCATCTCCCCACCTTCCAAAACCAAAGGATCATCTTCATCAGATGGATTCTGTTCTCCTGACCGTGCCATCTCCCCCCTCACGATGACCACCTACACCAGAACTACCACTCCAGACTCTTCCGGGTCCATATCAGCAGACAGGGCCATGTCGCCGATCCAGATAGTTTCCGTCACAACTGGCACTCCGGAGCGGTCCTTATCAGCAGAGCCAGTGGAGATCGTAGGAGGGCACGCAGTCTTCCGGGTCACGCCAGAGAGACAGAACAGCTGGCAGCTGCAGAGATCTAACAGTTCTGGCTCCAGCGTCATCACCACAGAGGACAATAAAATCCACATCCATTTAGGAAGCCCCTACATTCAGGCCATAAACAGCACATCCAGACCCATAAGTCCGAGCTTCTCCCCCAGCCAGGAGCACAGAACTCCAGTATTAACCAATGGTGTCCCTGCTAAAGGCGGAAACAAAGTTAAAAGTAGCATCACTATTACGCCCACCACCTCCCCAATTCCGAGACCATCACAAATTACCGTAAGTAACCTTTATGAATGA
- the LOC108933146 gene encoding uncharacterized protein LOC108933146, which translates to MATALQQRRVLVEIPAPQPKSAAHMRRSYLDVLNSRVGSSSHSSRNSGVSTNPRRNRALETHHRSTPMSQSEDVQVKEASLSQQQVVQFIQSIMLHQKQQEPTVTCSDVKVLLEELHLKKTIVYRSIPYSRLGSNRDAHCYRKAYPHLLAFKRFCQEGGRLLLQDQRWEEALEFTLGAWWCTASLPQWEVAGHNVLREQCYGTLADLCTTALRHHRPHYSQALELFRRFKLARMHSNLISPCIETLERILGEGEEQGRATDVTSSVQSQQ; encoded by the exons ATGGCAACCGCTCTCCAGCAAAGGCGCGTCCTGGTGGAGATCCCAGCACCTCAGCCCAAAAGTGCAG CTCATATGAGGAGGTCTTACTTGGATGTTCTGAATTCCCGTGTTGGATCATCTTCCCACAGCTCCAGAAACAGTGGCGTGTCCACCAACCCACGGAGGAACCGAGCAT TGGAGACCCATCATAGGAGTACACCCATGAGCCAGTCAGAGGATGTTCAGGTCAAGGAAGCATCTCTCTCCCAGCAACAAGTTGTGCAGTTTATTCAGTCTATTATGTTACACCAAAAG CAGCAGGAACCCACTGTCACTTGCTCAGATGTGAAGGTTCTACTGGAAGAGCTACACCTGAAGAAGACTATTGTGTACAGGTCCATTCCCTACTCACGCCTCGGGTCAAACAGAGATGCACACTGTTACAGAAAGGCCTATCCCCACCTTCTAGCATTCAAG CGCTTCTGCCAAGAGGGAGGCCGATTGCTGCTCCAGGACCAGCGGTGGGAGGAAGCGCTGGAGTTCACCctgggagcatggtggtgcacaGCATCCCTGCCGCAGTGGGAGGTCGCCGGCCACAACGTTCTGAGGGAGCAGTGCTACGGCACGCTGGCAGACCTGTGCACCACTGCACTGCGGCACCATCGACCCCACTACAGCCAAGCCCTCGAGCTCTTCAGGAG GTTTAAACTGGCCAGGATGCACAGTAACCTGATCTCCCCTTGCATTGAGACACTGGAGAGGATTTTGGGTGAGGGTGAGGAGCAGGGCAGGGCAACTGATGTGACCTCATCTGTCCAGAGTCAGCAGTGA